In a genomic window of Magnolia sinica isolate HGM2019 chromosome 16, MsV1, whole genome shotgun sequence:
- the LOC131228635 gene encoding tubulin alpha chain isoform X2, with amino-acid sequence MRECISIHIGQAGIQVGNACWELYCLEHGIQPDGQMPSDKTVGGGDDAFNTFFSETGAGKHVPRAVFVDLEPTVIDEVRTGTYRQLFHPEQLISGKEDAANNFARGHYTIGKEIVDLCLDRIRKLADNCTGLQGFLVFNAVGGGTGSGLGSLLLERLSVDYGKKSKLGFTVYPSPQVSTSVVEPYNSVLSTHSLLEHTDVAVLLDNEAIYDICRRSLDIERPTYTNLNRLVSQVISSLTASLRFDGALNVDVTEFQTNLVPYPRIHFMLSSYAPVISAEKAYHEQLSVAEITNSAFEPSSMMAKCDPRHGKYMACCLMYRGDVVPKDVNAAVATIKTKRTIQFVDWCPTGFKCGINYQPPTVVPGGDLAKVQRAVCMISNSTSVAEVESSRRRVRIWLRLRRIMRRLGQSLLKVRMVMREMSTEKSEEGVLILMLSFFSVACYFSLY; translated from the exons ATGAGAGAGTGCATTTCCATCCACATCGGTCAGGCCGGTATTCAGGTCGGCAATGCCTGCTGGGAACTTTACTGCCTCGAGCACGGCATTCAG CCTGATGGCCAAATGCCAAGTGACAAGACCGTTGGAGGAGGTGATGATGCATTCAACACCTTCTTCAGTGAAACCGGAGCTGGAAAGCATGTTCCTCGTGCTGTCTTTGTCGATCTTGAACCCACTGTCATTGATGAAGTTAGGACCGGGACCTACCGACAGCTCTTCCACCCTGAGCAGCTAATCAGCGGCAAGGAAGATGCTGCCAACAACTTTGCCCGTGGTCACTACACCATTGGGAAGGAGATTGTCGATCTCTGCCTTGATCGCATCCGGAAACTTGCCGACAACTGCACTGGTCTTCAGGGATTCCTTGTTTTCAATGCTGTTGGTGGCGGCACTGGTTCCGGTCTTGGCTCACTCCTCCTTGAGCGCCTCTCTGTTGATTATGGAAAGAAGTCAAAGCTCGGCTTCACCGTCTACCCCTCTCCACAGGTCTCAACATCCGTTGTTGAGCCCTACAACAGTGTCCTCTCCACCCACTCCCTCCTTGAGCACACAGATGTTGCTGTGCTTCTTGACAATGAGGCCATCTACGATATCTGCAGGCGATCACTTGACATTGAGCGGCCCACCTACACCAATCTGAACCGCCTTGTCTCTCAGGTGATCTCATCACTGACCGCCTCCCTGAGGTTTGATGGTGCATTGAACGTTGATGTTACAGAATTCCAGACCAACCTTGTCCCATACCCAAGAATCCACTTCATGTTGTCATCGTATGCCCCAGTCATCTCGGCTGAGAAGGCTTACCATGAGCAGCTCTCAGTGGCTGAGATCACCAACAGTGCATTTGAGCCATCGTCCATGATGGCGAAGTGTGACCCACGCCATGGCAAGTACATGGCTTGCTGCCTGATGTATCGCGGTGATGTTGTGCCAAAGGATGTCAATGCTGCTGTGGCCACCATCAAGACGAAGCGAACAATCCAGTTCGTTGATTGGTGCCCAACTGGATTCAAGTGTGGTATCAACTACCAGCCACCAACAGTTGTTCCAGGTGGAGATCTGGCCAAGGTGCAGAGGGCAGTTTGCATGATCTCCAACTCCACGAGTGTTGCAGAGGT GGAGAGTTCTCGGAGGCGCGTGAGGATCTGGCTGCGCTTGAGAAGGATTATGAGGAGGTTGGGGCAGAGTCTGCTGAAGGTGAGGATGGTGATGAGGGAGATGAGTACTGAGAAGAGTG
- the LOC131228635 gene encoding tubulin alpha chain isoform X1, with protein MRECISIHIGQAGIQVGNACWELYCLEHGIQPDGQMPSDKTVGGGDDAFNTFFSETGAGKHVPRAVFVDLEPTVIDEVRTGTYRQLFHPEQLISGKEDAANNFARGHYTIGKEIVDLCLDRIRKLADNCTGLQGFLVFNAVGGGTGSGLGSLLLERLSVDYGKKSKLGFTVYPSPQVSTSVVEPYNSVLSTHSLLEHTDVAVLLDNEAIYDICRRSLDIERPTYTNLNRLVSQVISSLTASLRFDGALNVDVTEFQTNLVPYPRIHFMLSSYAPVISAEKAYHEQLSVAEITNSAFEPSSMMAKCDPRHGKYMACCLMYRGDVVPKDVNAAVATIKTKRTIQFVDWCPTGFKCGINYQPPTVVPGGDLAKVQRAVCMISNSTSVAEVFSRIDHKFDLMYAKRAFVHWYVGEGMEEGEFSEAREDLAALEKDYEEVGAESAEGEDGDEGDEY; from the exons ATGAGAGAGTGCATTTCCATCCACATCGGTCAGGCCGGTATTCAGGTCGGCAATGCCTGCTGGGAACTTTACTGCCTCGAGCACGGCATTCAG CCTGATGGCCAAATGCCAAGTGACAAGACCGTTGGAGGAGGTGATGATGCATTCAACACCTTCTTCAGTGAAACCGGAGCTGGAAAGCATGTTCCTCGTGCTGTCTTTGTCGATCTTGAACCCACTGTCATTGATGAAGTTAGGACCGGGACCTACCGACAGCTCTTCCACCCTGAGCAGCTAATCAGCGGCAAGGAAGATGCTGCCAACAACTTTGCCCGTGGTCACTACACCATTGGGAAGGAGATTGTCGATCTCTGCCTTGATCGCATCCGGAAACTTGCCGACAACTGCACTGGTCTTCAGGGATTCCTTGTTTTCAATGCTGTTGGTGGCGGCACTGGTTCCGGTCTTGGCTCACTCCTCCTTGAGCGCCTCTCTGTTGATTATGGAAAGAAGTCAAAGCTCGGCTTCACCGTCTACCCCTCTCCACAGGTCTCAACATCCGTTGTTGAGCCCTACAACAGTGTCCTCTCCACCCACTCCCTCCTTGAGCACACAGATGTTGCTGTGCTTCTTGACAATGAGGCCATCTACGATATCTGCAGGCGATCACTTGACATTGAGCGGCCCACCTACACCAATCTGAACCGCCTTGTCTCTCAGGTGATCTCATCACTGACCGCCTCCCTGAGGTTTGATGGTGCATTGAACGTTGATGTTACAGAATTCCAGACCAACCTTGTCCCATACCCAAGAATCCACTTCATGTTGTCATCGTATGCCCCAGTCATCTCGGCTGAGAAGGCTTACCATGAGCAGCTCTCAGTGGCTGAGATCACCAACAGTGCATTTGAGCCATCGTCCATGATGGCGAAGTGTGACCCACGCCATGGCAAGTACATGGCTTGCTGCCTGATGTATCGCGGTGATGTTGTGCCAAAGGATGTCAATGCTGCTGTGGCCACCATCAAGACGAAGCGAACAATCCAGTTCGTTGATTGGTGCCCAACTGGATTCAAGTGTGGTATCAACTACCAGCCACCAACAGTTGTTCCAGGTGGAGATCTGGCCAAGGTGCAGAGGGCAGTTTGCATGATCTCCAACTCCACGAGTGTTGCAGAGGTGTTCTCTCGCATTGATCATAAGTTTGATCTCATGTATGCAAAGCGTGCCTTTGTGCATTGGTATGTGGGTGAGGGCATGGAGGAGGGAGAGTTCTCGGAGGCGCGTGAGGATCTGGCTGCGCTTGAGAAGGATTATGAGGAGGTTGGGGCAGAGTCTGCTGAAGGTGAGGATGGTGATGAGGGAGATGAGTACTGA